The Punica granatum isolate Tunisia-2019 chromosome 4, ASM765513v2, whole genome shotgun sequence genome has a window encoding:
- the LOC116202571 gene encoding transcriptional corepressor SEUSS-like — protein sequence MVPSGPPAPTGGAQSIPPSLLRSSSSLSGAQGGSMPNQNAFNSLMSPRGQFNNMNMLGNVLNVSSQLNQSFENSGRNAVLPASGSSQRTGIDTGAESNSLSSIGNGYPGVSGQLQGQQFSSASSTHLRPDHSTPQQFEPQNFQNGQHMVQQFSASQNTQQQQSQQQFQSIRGGMAGVGPVKLEPQTASDQLGEQRPLPQQQQQQLQSLRNLGPVKLEPQQVQSMRGLAPVKLEPSHSESSLFLQQQQQSQQHQQQHQQQQQQQQQQHQHQQQQQQQQQQHQHQHQHQHHHHHHQQQQQQHQQQQQQQHQQQHQQQHQQLLQMTRQSPQAAAAQINMLHQHRLLQLQQHQQQQLMKIPQQRGQFPPQFQQQNLPLRSPIRPAYEPGTCARRITHYMNRQQHRPEDNNIEFWRKFVAEYFAPNAKKKWCVSMYGSGRQTTGVFPQDVWHCDICNRKPGRGFEATVEVLPRLFKIKYESGTVEELLNVDMPQEYQNSSGQIVLDYAKAIQESVFEQLRVVRDGQLRVVFSQDLKICSWEFCARHHEELIPRRLLIPQVSQLGAAAQKYQAATQNASSNLSVPELQNNCNMFLSSARQLAKALEVPLVNELGYTKRYVRCLQISEVVNSMKDLIDYSRETESGPMESLVKYPRRTSGSSGLQNTPQQPEEQQHPQQSMSQSTRTDPAPSEVTGMQVDPSNSVAGGDNSINIASTSASSSTIIGLLHQNSMNSRQQSSMGNTGSPYGAFSGVQIASPGSSTTTIPQTQPNASPFQSPTPSSSNNPSRSSVDILNSVNSPANASLQQQGISSEADQSENQSSVQKILQEMMSTPLNGSGAMSGMCSLGNESSHVNGIIPGINTGGLNGPNIHNPGLGPSSFSQMGAQPAMVNGFRNSVGNGNPLMNGRVGMGSMVQGQSMNRQSDMNNQILNGLRAVNGFNNLQYDWKPSP from the exons ATGGTCCCTtctggtccaccggctccaactgGTGGTGCCCAATCCATTCCTCCTTCACTTTTGAGGTCAAGCTCGAGTCTGTCAGGAGCTCAAGGGGGGTCAATGCCCAACCAAAATGCTTTTAATTCCCTGATGTCTCCTCGTGGTCAGTTCAATAATATGAATATGCTCGGGAATGTACTCAATGTGTCTTCTCAACTGAACCAATCATTTGAAAATAGTGGTCGAAATGCTGTGCTGCCTGCTTCAGGGAGCAGCCAGCGAACTGGCATTGATACTGGGGCTGAATCTAATTCTTTGTCAAGTATTGGTAACGGATATCCTGGTGTTTCTGGTCAACTCCAAGGGCAACAATTTTCTAGTGCATCCAGTACCCATTTGAGACCTGATCATTCCACCCCTCAACAATTTGAACCACAAAATTTCCAGAATGGTCAGCACATGGTGCAACAGTTCTCTGCTTCTCAGAACACCCAGCAGCAGCAGTCCCAACAACAATTCCAGTCAATTCGTGGAGGGATGGCTGGCGTTGGACCTGTCAAATTAGAGCCTCAAACGGCAAGTGATCAACTGGGAGAGCAGCGGCCACTGCctcagcagcagcaacagcaaTTGCAGTCATTAAGGAATCTTGGTCCAGTGAAGTTAGAGCCCCAGCAAGTTCAGAGTATGAGAGGCCTTGCACCCGTGAAGCTGGAACCGAGTCACTCAGAATCATCGCTGTTtctgcagcagcagcagcaatcACAGCAGCATCAGCAGCAgcatcagcagcagcagcagcagcagcagcagcagcatcagcatcagcagcagcagcagcagcagcagcagcagcatcaGCATCAGCATCAGCATcagcatcatcatcatcatcatcagcagcagcagcaacagcatcagcagcagcagcagcaacagcatCAGCAGCAGCATCAGCAGCAGCATCAACAATTGCTGCAAATGACAAGGCAGTCTCCACAAGCAGCTGCAGCCCAAATCAATATGTTGCATCAACATAGATTATTGCAACTCCAGCAACACCAACAACAGCAGCTCATGAAGATTCCTCAACAACGAGGTCAATTCCCACCGCAGTTTCAGCAACAGAATTTACCCCTGAGGTCTCCTATCAGACCTGCTTATGAACCTGGAACTTGTGCTAGGCGCATCACGCATTACATGAATCGGCAACAACACAGACCAGAG GATAATAATATTGAGTTTTGGAGAAAATTTGTGGCGGAGTATTTTGCCCCCAACGCGAAGAAAAAGTGGTGTGTCTCAATGTATGGAAGTGGACGACAGACAACTGGAGTTTTTCCTCAG GATGTCTGGCACTGCGATATCTGCAACCGGAAACCAGGCCGTGGCTTTG AAGCAACAGTTGAAGTCCTTCCAAGACTCTTCAAAATAAAGTATGAAAGCGGTACCGTGGAAGAACTGCTAAATGTTGATATGCCTCAGGAATATCAGAATTCTTCGGGTCAAATTGTTCTTGATTATGCAAAAGCAATACAGGAGAGTGTGTTTGAGCAGCTCCGTGTAGTCCGTGATGGTCAACTTCGAGTTGTTTTCTCTCAGGACCTGAAG ATATGCTCTTGGGAATTTTGTGCGAGGCATCATGAAGAACTTATTCCTCGAAGATTGTTGATACCTCAG GTGAGTCAGTTGGGAGCTGCAGCACAGAAGTATCAGGCAGCCACTCAAAATGCATCATCTAACTTGTCTGTGCCAGAATTGCAGAATAATTGTAACAT GTTTCTCTCATCTGCTCGCCAATTGGCAAAAGCTCTGGAAGTTCCATTAGTGAATGAATTGGGGTATACAAAAAGATACGTCCGCTGTCTTCAG ATATCGGAAGTGGTCAATAGTATGAAAGATTTAATTGATTACAGCAGGGAAACAGAAAGTGGACCTATGG AGAGCTTGGTGAAGTACCCACGAAGAACAAGTGGCTCGTCAGGCTTACAAAACACACCTCAACAACCAGAGGAACAGCAGCATCCGCAGCAATCAATGTCTCAGAGCACAAGAACTGATCCGGCCCCTTCTGAGGTCACAGGAATGCAAGTTGATCCAAGCAACAGTGTAGCAGGTGGAGATAACTCGATCAACATCGCATCCACGTCCGCCTCTTCTAGCACGATTATAGGTCTTCTGCACCAAAATTCTATGAACTCCAGGCAGCAAAGTTCGATGGGTAACACAGGCAGTCCATATGGAGCATTTAGTGGTGTTCAGATTGCATCTCCGGGTTCCTCTACGACAACCATCCCACAGACCCAACCCAACGCATCTCCATTTCAGTCACCGACACCATCCTCATCTAATAACCCAAGTCGGAGTTCTGTGGATATCTTGAATTCTGTGAATTCACCTGCAAATGCATCCCTTCAACAACAGGGAATCTCGAGCGAAGCAGATCAGAGCGAGAATCAGAGCTCGGTCCAGAAAATATTGCAGGAAATGATGTCTACCCCACTCAATGGTTCTGGGGCTATGTCAGGTATGTGTTCTTTAGGGAATGAGTCCAGTCATGTGAATGGGATTATACCTGGGATCAACACTGGAGGCCTAAATGGGCCTAACATCCATAATCCAGGCTTGGGGCCAAGCAGCTTCAGCCAAATGGGTGCGCAGCCCGCAATGGTCAATGGGTTCAGAAATTCAGTTGGCAATGGTAATCCGCTGATGAATGGAAGAGTTGGAATGGGATCGATGGTTCAAGGGCAAAGCATGAACCGTCAGTCTGATATGAATAACCAAATACTGAATGGGTTAAGAGCTGTGAATGGCTTCAACAATCTTCAGTACGATTGGAAGCCATCTCCATGA
- the LOC116202572 gene encoding thioredoxin M-type, chloroplastic-like: MEHCLLRMSATGAGTARAGVLVQCHHPNVAVSGKRLSFLGCTGLRRFPTSGLSSLASSVARSPARKSLVVCKAREAVDEVKAVTDSSWNNCVIESETPVLVEFWAPWCGPCRMIAPVIDELAKEYGGKIACYKLNTDDCPNIATQYGIRSIPTVLFFKNGEKKESVIGAVPKTTLSATIEKYLDA, from the exons ATGGAGCATTGCCTTCTTCGGATGAGCGCGACGGGCGCCGGTACCGCTAGAGCAGGAGTTCTTGTGCAGTGTCACCATCCCAATGTTGCTGTGTCGGGGAAGAGGTTAAGCTTTTTGGGTTGCACCGGGTTGAGGAGATTCCCTACCTCGGGGTTGTCGTCATTGGCCTCCTCTGTCGCGCGCTCTCCGGCCCGGAAGTCGCTGGTTGTCTGCAAGGCTCGTGAGGCGGTCGATGAAG TGAAAGCGGTGACGGACTCGAGCTGGAACAACTGCGTGATAGAGAGCGAGACCCCTGTGCTGGTGGAGTTCTGGGCCCCGTGGTGTGGACCCTGCAGGATGATAGCGCCCGTGATCGACGAGCTTGCCAAAGAGTATGGGGGAAAGATCGCGTGCTATAAGCTCAACACTGATGACTGCCCCAACATAGCCACCCAGTACGGGATCAGAAGCATCCCGACCGTTCTCTTCTTTAAGAACGGCGAGAAGAAGGAGAGTGTGATTGGTGCCGTGCCCAAGACCACCCTATCTGCTACCATTGAGAAGTATCTAGATGCCTAA